The Pan troglodytes isolate AG18354 chromosome 7, NHGRI_mPanTro3-v2.0_pri, whole genome shotgun sequence genome has a window encoding:
- the LOC107973256 gene encoding neutrophil defensin 1 isoform X1, which yields MRMVTPAMSTLAILAAILLVALQAQAEPLQARADEVAAAPEQIPADNPEVVVSLAWDESLAPKHPGSRKNVACYCRIPACLAGERRYGTCIYQGRLWAFCC from the exons ATGAGGATG gtgACCCCAGCCATGAGCACCCTCGCCATCCTTGCTGCCATTCTCCTGGTGGCCCTGCAGGCCCAGGCTGAGCCACTCCAGGCAAGAGCTGATGAGGTTGCTGCAGCCCCGGAGCAGATTCCAGCCGACAACCCAGAAGTGGTTGTTTCCCTTGCATGGGACGAAAGCTTGGCTCCAAAGCATCCAG GCTCAAGGAAAAACGTGGCCTGCTATTGCAGAATACCAGCGTGCCTTGCAGGAGAACGTCGCTATGGAACCTGCATCTACCAGGGAAGACTCTGGGCATTCTGCTGCTGA
- the LOC107973256 gene encoding neutrophil defensin 1 isoform X2, translating into MSTLAILAAILLVALQAQAEPLQARADEVAAAPEQIPADNPEVVVSLAWDESLAPKHPGSRKNVACYCRIPACLAGERRYGTCIYQGRLWAFCC; encoded by the exons ATGAGCACCCTCGCCATCCTTGCTGCCATTCTCCTGGTGGCCCTGCAGGCCCAGGCTGAGCCACTCCAGGCAAGAGCTGATGAGGTTGCTGCAGCCCCGGAGCAGATTCCAGCCGACAACCCAGAAGTGGTTGTTTCCCTTGCATGGGACGAAAGCTTGGCTCCAAAGCATCCAG GCTCAAGGAAAAACGTGGCCTGCTATTGCAGAATACCAGCGTGCCTTGCAGGAGAACGTCGCTATGGAACCTGCATCTACCAGGGAAGACTCTGGGCATTCTGCTGCTGA